The following coding sequences lie in one Lemur catta isolate mLemCat1 chromosome 11, mLemCat1.pri, whole genome shotgun sequence genomic window:
- the CCDC201 gene encoding coiled-coil domain-containing protein 201: MHRKLQCSSTVLPFYVAPGSSSSEEDSPPLLIKRAPLRKSLKHSTPEETAPGRSPRPSGGASLLSGSPVLAYFSQDLVSQLVGVSPQATFRKRRLSTIRASKVSGGQPGPDSDLSAPGEEPLAAASLVQEEQQRQQQQQQKGESLPANSWRLSHSGLPGIPNAARRKRRDRKKQAAEMERVRQWEIRLLQNIEEAVQHELTIDD, from the exons ATGCACAGAAAACTACAATGTTCTTCaacagttttgcctttttatgtT GCTCCAGGCTCGAGCTCCTCTGAGGAAGACAGTCCCCCTCTGCTGATCAAGAGGGCCCCCTTGAGAAAGTCCCTAAAACACAGCACCCCCGAGGAGACGGCCCCTGGCCGGAGCCCACGGCCGTCAGGAGGTGCCTCCCTCCTCAGTGGGTCCCCAGTGCTTGCGTACTTCTCTCAGGACCTTGTGTCCCAGCTGGTGGGGGTCAGTCCCCAGGCCACCTTCAGAAAGAGGAGGCTGTCAACCATCCGGGCCTCTAAGGTGTCCGGCGGGCAGCCAGGGCCTGACTCAGACCTCTCAGCCCCTGGGGAAGAACCACTGGCGGCGGCCTCGTTAGTCCAGGAGGAGCAGCAgcgacagcagcagcagcagcagaaaggaGAGTCCCTCCCCGCAAACAGCTGGCGACTCTCACACTCGGGATTGCCCGGGATTCCAAACGCAGCCAGGAGGAAGAGACGAGACCGAAAGAAGCAGGCGGCTGAG ATGGAGCGAGTGAGACAGTGGGAGATCCGCCTGCTTCAGAACATAGAGGAAGCCGTCCAGCACGAGCTCACCATCGACGACTGA